Proteins encoded together in one Oligoflexus sp. window:
- a CDS encoding polyketide synthase: MSRIALRFGRQEHLIGVIHEAENQPRSVGVLLWNTGISHRIGPFRVHVELAEKMAQLGFTVIRFDLSRLGDSDLAEHDASIQDMFTRDIHDAAQILEDRYQIKDMISIGICSGAVDAWYHARQDPRIRGLVMVDSFVYPTFRHEFQFFLKRIFSPKRWNRYLTRAFLPWAQTKALAPANDFLDPNYPTQADAATDTQKLVDRGTEMLVIYTGGFHPWYSYKNQFAAMLKGVNFKKKLQLEFWPDVDHLFSLVEDRKRFMRLVQIWIQEKFLQPIMALDQSEVKVQRDPELVPIPSTVESEPTAQPEPQPLLPSPEPVMAQLNAEDEVMQTLVLKTMNDLLYPASLQVDDNFFDYGGNSLLAIRVCQALGQALGRQVPITLLYMHLRPRELAEALMMQKNELPPVQEEAPPASEPLAKDSPAITSDAIAVIGYACKVPGARNVQEFWSMIREGREGLTHFKADELDASLPESLISHRNYVASRGVIDGDRFDHEFFSMNRREAIFMDPQQRVLMETCWQALEDAGWAHRRQTARIGVYAGVGNTSYQSRNLMMGHATPHSEEEFFAQMGNDKDYVATHIAYYLDLKGPAVSVHTACSTSLVAVVEGIKTLLTDEADLVLAGAASVNAPMHSGHLYQEGGIFSRDGHCRPFAADATGTLFSDGSAVVVLKRLDKALADGDPIRAVIHGWALNNDGRNKSSFAAPSVEGQSQAIAKAYERSGWSPRTVSYMECHGTATPIGDPIEIEGLRKVFQVHTQDQHFCALGSVKANIGHLTAAAGTIGLIKAALVLEKGEIPPALHAYPLNPELRLNQSPFHIPKTLQSWPPSAPRRAGVSSFGVGGTNSHVLLEAAPTSHGQAKSFDELDPWLTLSWSARDPQTAQRLQESLSASWNDAAVSAHDLCYTMGRFRSRFPHRQSVTGRGPQDWQLALTRLKKNAQYYPEKALPLVLMFPGQGSQYTNMGHDLAQAWPRFRLHYEKALTAFQQRFDLDLTLALDGVESECGPLLSSTLYTQPALFCLEWALAQSLLESGLKPAAVMGHSIGEIAAATVAGVFRFDDAVHLVYHRARVMQSARPGTMLAVRAPREKLQGLLPQSLNLCVINSNEACVVGGERADVDAFMPVLKAKGIAFKALDTSHAFHSAMMDEVLDEFRKAIQDVPRHKPSLPIISTVTAQRLRDDEALSLKYWVDQIRQPVNFMGAVQFASTLQDALFVEAGPRDALSRFVQQILREEGRWPSLALLPKSAANGGEDTAFAEGISEMSNYGVNIFVPREGRVISAPVYPFQGERLWAEPKAIAPREAAPLRSIKPEPGMSRAPSAPFASDHWLKKLSASLAQISGLEARDLASESSWVSLGLDSLLLTQWSLKMQKEWGINMNVNMLQNELQNLQALAAHLQSLIPQETPAVAATPPMPMSPQVSMPATLDATTIGSLLQQQMTLMNKQIELLTGLVGHVKDAQGSVPAAAPAKTLSTIEFPAKVQETAPEALAGSPIQKPVNEPLPGFLNRLVHEGEIEFANDHGVLRMPRYRGSFLALDSDGQPGLFIENPDQLGEYWQIAAE; this comes from the coding sequence ATGAGTAGAATCGCTCTGCGTTTTGGCAGACAAGAGCACCTGATCGGTGTCATCCATGAAGCGGAAAACCAGCCGCGTTCGGTGGGCGTTCTGCTCTGGAACACAGGCATATCCCATCGGATCGGCCCTTTCCGCGTTCATGTGGAACTGGCCGAAAAAATGGCTCAACTCGGCTTCACCGTCATTCGCTTTGACCTTTCGCGTCTTGGGGACAGCGATCTGGCTGAACACGACGCCTCGATCCAGGATATGTTCACGCGCGATATCCATGATGCCGCGCAGATATTGGAAGACCGCTACCAGATCAAGGACATGATCTCGATTGGAATCTGTTCAGGCGCGGTCGATGCCTGGTATCATGCGAGGCAGGATCCACGGATTCGCGGACTCGTGATGGTCGATAGCTTTGTCTATCCGACCTTCCGCCATGAGTTTCAATTTTTCCTGAAGCGGATCTTCAGTCCCAAACGCTGGAATCGCTATCTGACAAGGGCATTCCTGCCATGGGCGCAAACGAAGGCCCTGGCCCCGGCGAATGATTTCCTCGATCCCAATTATCCCACGCAGGCGGATGCGGCCACGGATACTCAAAAACTGGTGGACCGCGGCACGGAAATGCTCGTGATCTATACCGGAGGATTTCATCCCTGGTACAGCTATAAAAATCAGTTTGCTGCCATGCTTAAGGGCGTGAACTTCAAAAAGAAGCTTCAGCTGGAATTCTGGCCTGACGTTGATCATCTTTTTTCCCTGGTCGAGGATCGCAAGCGCTTCATGCGCCTTGTGCAGATCTGGATCCAGGAAAAATTCCTGCAACCGATCATGGCGCTCGACCAAAGCGAAGTGAAAGTCCAGCGAGATCCCGAGCTGGTGCCGATCCCCAGCACTGTCGAGTCGGAACCGACGGCTCAGCCTGAACCGCAGCCTCTTCTTCCCAGCCCCGAGCCGGTCATGGCTCAGCTTAACGCCGAAGACGAGGTCATGCAGACCCTTGTGCTCAAGACCATGAATGATCTTCTCTACCCAGCGTCCTTGCAGGTGGATGATAATTTCTTTGATTACGGTGGCAATTCCCTCCTCGCCATCAGAGTTTGCCAGGCCCTTGGCCAGGCTCTGGGTCGCCAGGTGCCGATTACTCTTCTCTATATGCATCTGCGTCCGCGCGAACTCGCCGAGGCTCTCATGATGCAGAAAAATGAGCTGCCGCCTGTGCAAGAGGAAGCTCCGCCTGCGTCCGAGCCCTTGGCCAAGGACTCGCCTGCCATCACGAGTGATGCCATTGCCGTGATCGGCTATGCGTGCAAAGTCCCCGGGGCCCGCAATGTTCAGGAATTCTGGTCGATGATTCGCGAAGGCCGCGAAGGGCTTACGCACTTCAAAGCGGACGAGCTGGATGCATCACTGCCCGAGTCTCTCATCAGCCATCGCAATTATGTGGCATCACGCGGCGTCATAGATGGGGATCGCTTCGATCATGAGTTCTTCAGCATGAATCGCCGGGAAGCGATCTTCATGGATCCCCAGCAGCGCGTTCTGATGGAAACGTGCTGGCAGGCTCTGGAAGATGCCGGCTGGGCCCACCGGCGGCAGACGGCCCGCATCGGAGTTTATGCGGGTGTCGGCAACACGAGCTATCAATCACGCAATCTCATGATGGGTCATGCCACGCCGCATTCCGAAGAGGAATTCTTCGCGCAGATGGGGAACGACAAGGACTATGTCGCGACCCATATCGCCTACTACCTGGATCTGAAGGGTCCGGCGGTTTCGGTGCACACCGCCTGCTCAACGTCTCTGGTCGCTGTGGTGGAAGGGATCAAAACTCTTCTGACCGATGAAGCCGATCTTGTGCTGGCCGGGGCAGCATCTGTGAATGCGCCCATGCACAGCGGCCATCTTTATCAGGAAGGCGGCATCTTCAGTCGGGATGGACATTGCCGGCCCTTTGCCGCCGACGCCACCGGGACCCTTTTCTCGGACGGCAGCGCGGTGGTCGTCCTGAAACGCCTGGATAAAGCCCTGGCCGATGGTGATCCCATCCGTGCCGTGATCCATGGCTGGGCTTTGAATAATGATGGTCGCAATAAAAGCAGCTTCGCGGCCCCCAGCGTCGAAGGCCAATCCCAGGCCATAGCCAAGGCTTACGAAAGATCGGGCTGGTCGCCTCGCACCGTCTCTTATATGGAATGTCACGGCACCGCCACACCCATTGGCGATCCCATCGAGATCGAGGGCCTGCGGAAAGTTTTCCAAGTTCACACGCAGGATCAGCATTTCTGTGCGCTCGGTTCGGTAAAAGCCAACATCGGCCATCTGACAGCCGCCGCCGGCACCATCGGTCTGATCAAGGCCGCGCTTGTGCTGGAAAAAGGTGAAATCCCTCCGGCGCTGCATGCCTATCCCTTGAATCCAGAACTCCGTTTGAATCAAAGTCCTTTCCATATTCCGAAGACCTTGCAGAGCTGGCCGCCGTCAGCACCGCGACGCGCGGGCGTCAGTTCCTTTGGAGTCGGCGGCACCAATTCCCATGTTCTTTTGGAAGCCGCACCGACTTCCCACGGGCAGGCGAAATCATTCGATGAACTCGATCCCTGGTTGACCCTCAGCTGGTCGGCGCGTGATCCTCAGACCGCACAAAGACTGCAGGAATCCCTGAGCGCATCGTGGAATGACGCCGCGGTCAGCGCCCATGACCTTTGCTATACGATGGGCCGTTTCCGCTCGCGTTTTCCTCACAGGCAAAGCGTGACAGGCCGTGGTCCTCAGGACTGGCAGCTGGCCCTGACGCGCCTTAAAAAGAACGCCCAGTATTATCCGGAGAAAGCCCTTCCGCTGGTGCTGATGTTCCCGGGTCAAGGCAGTCAGTATACGAACATGGGTCATGACCTGGCTCAGGCATGGCCGCGCTTCAGGCTTCATTATGAAAAAGCGCTGACCGCGTTTCAGCAGCGTTTTGATCTGGACCTGACTCTGGCTTTGGATGGCGTTGAATCCGAATGCGGGCCGCTTTTGAGTTCCACGCTTTACACCCAGCCCGCTCTTTTCTGTTTGGAATGGGCCTTGGCACAAAGCCTTCTGGAAAGCGGATTAAAACCTGCCGCCGTGATGGGCCACAGCATCGGCGAAATCGCAGCCGCGACCGTGGCTGGAGTTTTCCGCTTTGATGACGCTGTGCACCTTGTCTATCATCGCGCGCGGGTTATGCAGTCAGCGCGTCCAGGCACGATGCTGGCGGTCCGTGCGCCGCGGGAAAAACTCCAGGGTCTTCTGCCACAGAGCCTGAACCTTTGCGTGATCAACAGCAATGAAGCCTGCGTGGTCGGAGGCGAACGCGCCGACGTTGATGCCTTCATGCCGGTTCTCAAAGCCAAGGGCATAGCCTTCAAAGCCTTGGATACATCACACGCCTTTCATTCAGCCATGATGGATGAGGTCCTGGATGAATTCCGTAAAGCCATTCAGGATGTGCCCCGGCACAAGCCTTCCTTGCCGATTATTTCGACAGTCACAGCCCAGCGGCTTCGCGATGACGAAGCCCTGTCTCTGAAGTATTGGGTGGATCAGATTCGCCAGCCGGTCAACTTCATGGGCGCTGTTCAGTTCGCCTCCACGCTGCAGGATGCTCTTTTTGTAGAAGCCGGACCGCGGGATGCCCTGAGTCGCTTCGTTCAGCAAATCCTGCGGGAAGAGGGTCGCTGGCCCTCACTGGCCCTGCTCCCCAAAAGCGCGGCCAATGGAGGCGAGGATACCGCCTTCGCGGAAGGCATCAGCGAAATGTCCAACTACGGAGTCAACATCTTCGTGCCGCGCGAAGGTCGTGTGATTTCCGCGCCTGTGTATCCGTTCCAGGGCGAAAGACTGTGGGCGGAACCCAAAGCCATCGCGCCTCGCGAAGCCGCTCCGCTGCGTTCCATCAAACCCGAGCCCGGCATGAGCAGGGCTCCATCCGCGCCTTTCGCTTCCGATCATTGGCTGAAAAAACTCAGCGCATCCCTCGCTCAGATCAGTGGCCTTGAAGCCAGGGATCTGGCGTCGGAATCCTCGTGGGTGAGCCTTGGCCTCGATTCGCTTCTGCTCACTCAATGGTCGCTTAAAATGCAAAAAGAATGGGGCATCAACATGAATGTCAACATGCTGCAAAACGAGCTGCAAAATCTCCAGGCTTTGGCTGCGCACCTGCAAAGCCTTATACCGCAAGAGACTCCGGCAGTTGCCGCGACCCCGCCAATGCCGATGTCACCGCAAGTGAGCATGCCAGCTACGTTGGATGCCACAACCATTGGCAGCCTGCTGCAGCAGCAAATGACTCTGATGAATAAGCAAATCGAGCTGCTGACAGGACTTGTCGGGCATGTGAAAGACGCGCAAGGGAGCGTTCCGGCCGCGGCTCCCGCTAAAACATTGAGCACAATCGAATTCCCGGCAAAAGTCCAGGAAACTGCGCCTGAAGCGTTGGCTGGCTCGCCAATTCAAAAGCCTGTGAACGAACCATTGCCAGGATTTTTAAATCGACTCGTCCACGAAGGCGAAATTGAATTCGCAAACGATCACGGAGTGCTACGCATGCCGCGTTATCGGGGATCATTCCTCGCTCTTGACAGCGATGGCCAACCCGGCCTTTTTATTGAAAATCCCGATCAACTTGGAGAATACTGGCAGATAGCCGCAGAGTAA